The Christiangramia salexigens genome includes the window CAGCAACAAAGAATTGCCCTTGCACGGGCTTTGGCAAAAGAGCCCGAAATTCTCTTACTGGATGAACCCTTTAGTCATATAGATCATTTTAGAAAGAATAATTTGCGTCGCCGGCTATTTTCCTATTTAAAACAAAAGAATATCACCTGTCTAATCGCTACTCACGATAGCACAGATGCACTCTCTTTTGCAGACAGAACCTTTGTAATAAAGAATTCTGTTATTTATGCCGATGGTACTCCACAGGAATTATTTCAGAACCCACCCAATAAATATGTGGCTTCACTTTTTGGCGATGTAAATCATGTAATGCTGAAGTCTTTTCGGAAAAATGAAAAGTCAAGAAAAAGGTTCGTTTTATATCCGCATGAGATTAGCGTTGTTGAGGACTCAGAGATCAAAGGACAGGTAAAAAACTGTTTTTTTAAAGGGGAGAAATTCCTGCTGGAAGTAGACCTGAAGGGAGAATCGGTTTTGGTAGATCATTCTAAACCATTAGAAGTAGGCTCTCATGTAGGTCTTTGGATATCTGAAGAACTTATTGAAAAAAGGCTTAAATAATAGCGGTTATTTTATAAGATTCACCGTTAATAGTAAAATTATCTCCTGTACTCTTTCCAATTAATTCCCTAGCAACAGGAGTCTGATAGCCAACTGCATAAAAATTTTCATCTTCATAGTTTAAAACCCCGGCCGGGATAGCGATGAAATAATTTGGGCCAGTGGTATTGATCACGCTGCCAAATTGCACTTTAGAATGCACGGAATTGGCTTCGATATGGTTCAGTGTTTTTTTTAGTTTTCCATATTGTTCGATCTGTCCCGATAGCTTTTCAAATTCAAGATGAAGCATGGCTCTGTCGGTTTCATATTTATCACCCATAGAACATTTGGTCTCAAGCTTCAAAGCTTCTTTTAGGTCGTTAATATTTGCATGCAGAATCTTGATCCGGTCATCTACATATGATGTGGCCAGATTCAGAAGTCCGGGTTTAATACTTTTCATCTCCATTATTCTAAAATGAATTTGCCATAATTAGACATTTGTCTAACAATCCAGCTCTTTCGCTGTTGAATATACCCTGAAGCCGGGTTAGCCCGGTATTGTCTGGGATTTGGAAGAATAGCCGCAATTGCCGCAGCCTCATATGCCGTTAAATCTTTAGCCTCCTTCTTGAACCAGAATTGGGCCGCTGCCTCTGCGCCATACACACCTTTCCCCATTTCGATGCTATTCAAATAAACTTCGAGAATGCGTTCCTTGCTCCAAATGGTTTCGATAAGGAATGTAAAATAAGCTTCCATGCCTTTTCTAAACCAGCTCCGCTCAGGCCATAAAAACACATTTTTCGCGGTTTGCTGTGAGATCGTAGAGGCGCCACGGACTCTTTTCCCCTTTTTATTATTTTCTATCGCCTTTTCTATCGCATCAAAATCAAAGCCTTTATGGTTAACAAAGTTCTGATCCTCACTGGAAATCACAGCAAGCTGAAGATGTCTTGAAATTTCATCCATAGGCACCCAGTCATGCTTTATCTGTTCATCAGGATTCTCAAAATATCTTATCAGCATTAGGGGTGTACCGGGTACTGGAACCCATTTATAGACCAATACAATCCCTATGCTAAACATAAAAAGGAAAAATATGAACTTAAAAATGTACTTAAAAAATCTTTTTATCATGATTCTAGAGCAAGATCTGCAATTTCTTTACCTACGAGACTTCCTATGGCAACACCCATTCCACCAAGCCTCACACCGCAATATACGTTGGTATCTAATTTTTTTACTATGGGTTTCTTTAGCTCTCCCACTCCCATTATTCCACTCCATGACTGCTCAATTTCGAAATTTGTATGAGGAAGGATACAGCTTTTTAAGAGTTCATAAAGTTTATTCTGAATGAGATCGGTTAAACCCGTTTCGTCGGTTTCTTCAGTTTTAAAATCGAGATTCCTGCCGCCGCCAAAGAGAATACGATCACCTATATTTCTGAAATAATAAAATCCTTTATCCAGATGAAAGGTACCTTTTATTTCTAGGTTTTTGATGGGTTTGGTAATTAGTACCTGTGCTCTCGCTGGTTTTACCTCACTTATTCCTAGCCTTGAAGCAAATCCATTAGTCGCGATGACCAGTTTTTTCGCTGAAATCTCAAATTTATTAGTTGTTACATTTACCCCATCGATATTAGAGGTATATGACTCAACCTCTACTCCATTTAAGATCCGAATATCCCTAGCTATGGCTTTTTTCACCAAAGCACTCATCATTTTACCGGTATCGATCTGAGCTTCAAATTTATTGAAGATCAGGTTAGTCTGTACTTTTTCAAATCCCGGTTCATTTTTTACTATAGAAAAAACATTTTCACCAAATAAGGGAGCAAGTAGTTCGTTAATAGTCGGTAGTTTTTGAATACATTCATTATAAAGATCCTCATCTTGTAATGTGAATAATTCATAACCTCCGTAGCAACGGTAATCAATAGTCTCATCGCCAAGATTATTCCTCAGTAGCTGAAGTCCGTTAAGACGTCTTTTAATAAGGTTCAGAACTTCTTCGCTTGTATGTGTGTTGAGATCATCCAGGATCTCTGAGAGGCTTCCAAAACAAGCGAATCCGGCATTTTTGGTGCTCGCCCCTTCCGGCAACATTCCCTTTTCTAAAACAAGCACTTTGCAATTGGGTTGTTTTTCCTTTAACCTTAAGGCGGTATTCAAACCGGTAATTCCACTGCCAATAATTACATAATCGATATTAGAAAACCAGGAATCGGTTTCCCAAAAAGAAAAATTCATAGGTTGTATTTTGTATGCTGAAAGTACAAAATAAAGCATAAAAAAACCCCGGTTAATACCGGGGCTTTTATTATGCCTCTTCCAGAGGTTTCATCTTGAAATCCTCCATGAATTTCGTTGTGTAATTACCTTCTATATAATCCGGATGATCCATCAATTGTCTGTGGAACGGGATTGTGGTCTTAATTCCTTCAATCACGAACTCATCCAAAGCACGCTTCATTTTATTGATAGCTTCTTCTCTGGTTTGAGCAGTTGTTATCAATTTTGCGATCATTGAATCATAGTTTGGTGGAATTGTATAGCCACTATACACATGTGTATCTATACGTATTCCGTGACCTCCCGGTGCATGAAGATTAGTGATCTTCCCTGGTGATGGTCTAAAGTTATGATAAGGATCTTCAGCATTAATCCTGCACTCAATAGAGTGAAGTTGTGGAATATAGTTCTTTCCAGAGATCGGCACTCCTGAAGCGACAAGGATCTGCTCACGAATCAGGTCATAATCTATTACCTGCTCGGTAATAGGATGCTCCACCTGAATACGCGTATTCATTTCCATGAAGTAGAAGTTGCGGTGTTTATCTACAAGGAATTCCACTGTACCTGCACCTTCATATTTAATATACTCTGCCGCTTTTACAGCTGCATCACCCATTTTTTTCCGAAGTGATTCGGTCATAAATGGAGATGGCGTTTCTTCGGTTAATTTTTGGTGACGACGTTGTACTGAACAATCCCTTTCAGATAAGTGACAGGCTTTACCGCTACTGTCTCCTACAACCTGGATCTCAATATGGCGTGGCTCTTCAATGAGCTTCTCCATATACATTCCGTCGTTTCCAAAAGAAGCATCTGCCTCTTTTCTTGCAGATTCCCAGGCAGCTTCAAGATTTTCCTCTTTCCATACTGCACGCATTCCTTTACCTCCACCACCGGCGGTAGCTTTCAGCATTACAGGAAAACCTATTTCTTTTGCAAGAGAAAGACATTCTTTATAATCCTTCAGGATACCTTCAGATCCTGGAACACAAGGAACTCCTGCAGCTCTCATAGTAGCTTTTGCAGTAGCCTTATCCCCCATTTTGTTGATCATTTCCGGAGAGGCACCGATAAATTTAATATCGTGCTCCTCACAGATCTTGGAAAACTTGGCGTTCTCAGACAAGAATCCATATCCCGGGTGAATTGCATCTGCATTAGTGATCTCTGCAGCGGCAATAATGTTCGAAATTTTTAAGTAAGAAAGGTTACTAGGAGCCGGTCCAATACAAACCGCCTCGTCAGCAAATCTTACATGAAGGCTCTCCGCATCTGCAGTAGAATATACTGCAACTGTTTTGATACCCATTTCCTTACAGGTACGGATAACGCGCAATGCGATCTCCCCTCTGTTGGCAATCAATATTTTTTTAAACATACCTATTTGCTTTTTAATTCTGAAGGTCCATAATGGTCCTTACAGTTACTACAATGGGCAGTAAATTAAGATGGATCTACTAAAAATAATGGCTGGTCAAATTCTACCGGAGAAGAATCATCTACCAATACTTTCACGACTTTTCCTGAAACTTCGCTTTCAATTTCATTGAAAAGCTTCATCGCCTCAATGATACAAAGTACGTCTCCTTCTTTGATAGAATCTCCAACTTCTACGAAGGTAGGTTTATCTGGAGATGGCTTTCTATAGAAAGTTCCAATGATAGGTGACTTAACAGTGATATACTTAGAATCATCTGCTGCAGACTCTGACTCTTTTTGAGCCGATCCGCTATCCTGCTGTTGTGGAGCCTTAGCCTGTGGTTGAGGCTGCGGAGCTTGCATTTGCTGTTGTGGCATTTGCTGTCCTCCTACAGGAACCTGTTGTACTATGGTCGTTTCTTTTTCGTCTGAACCTGTTTTGATCGTGATCTTCACGTCACCGGTTTCAAGTTTCACCTCGCTGGCGCCCGATTTGGCCACGAACTTTATCAGATTCTGAATTTCCTTTAAATCCATAATATTGGTGTTGGGTTTTTATGAGTTATAGGCCCACTTAAGGTAAGCAGCTCCCCATGTGAAGCCACCTCCAAATGAGGCAAATATTAAATTATCTCCTTTTTTGAAATCCTTTTCGTAATCGCTTAATAATAAGGGTAAAGTCGCAGATGTGGTATTACCATATCTGGCAATATTCATCAAAACTTTCTTCTCATCATTAAGGTTCATTCTGTTTGCCGTAGCATCAATAATACGCTTATTAGCCTGATGTGCTACCAGCCAGTCTACATCCTTATTAGAAAGATCATTGCGTTTCATAATCTGCTCACTTACATCTGCCATATTTGAAACAGCAAATTTAAAAACAGTCTTACCATCCTGTCTTACATAGTGCAAATCATTTGCAACTGTATCTGCAGAAGGTGGCATAAGAGAACCACCTGCTTCGATCCTAAGAGAGTTTCGTCCAATAGAATCACAGCGTAAAAGTTCATCCTGTAACCCTAATCCTTCATCATTTGGTTCCATTAGAACTGCTCCGGCACCATCACCAAAGATGATACAGGTTGTTCTATCTGTATAATCGATAATAGAAGACATCTTATCTGCTCCTATCACAAGAACTTTTTTATATCTGCCAGATTCGATATATGCTGCACCTGTAGACATTCCATAAAGAAAACTTGAGCATGCAGCCTGTAGATCATAGGCGAAGGCATTTACTGCACCAATTTCACTTGCTACATGTACTGCAGTCGCTGCCACCGGCATATCCGGGGTTACGGTTCCTAAAATAATTAAATCGATATCTTTTGGATCCAGGTTGCGTTTTCTAAGAAGTTCTTTTGCGGCCTGGACAGCTAAAAATGAAGTTCCTTTTGCAGGGTCTTTTAGAATTCTTCGTTCCTTAATACCTGTACGGGTGGTGATCCATTCATCTGTAGTATCCACCATTTTTTCCAACATATCGTTGGTCAACACATCGTCGGGTACGTAGGCACCCACAGCCGTAATTGCTGCTGTGATTTTACTCATAAAATTGGATTTAATTCACCAGTATCCGGCCTATAAACGATTTCTACATTCATAGTAAAGTACTAAAATTAATTCTAACCGGCGTGCAAATTAAGGTCTTTTTAGGACTTAATCAACTAAAAACAAAAAACTCCCACTATGTGAGAGTTCTAATATTGTATTGAAGCTCCAAGACTTGATTAAGCCTCTACTTCTTCAGTATTATCAATTAATACCTGACCACGGTAATACAACTTACCTTCATGCCAGTGAGCTCTGTGATATAGGTGTGCTTCACCTGTTACAGAATCTACAGCCACTTTTGGAGCTGAAGCTTTATAGTGTGTTCTTCTTTTATCTCTTCTGGTTTTAGAGATTTTTCTCTTTGGATGTGCCATGGCTTCCTGTTAATTATTCGTTTAGTAAATTTTTTAATTTATCCCAGCGAGGATCAATATCATCCTCATTTTTCTTTTTCTGATTTTTCAAACTAAGCTCTTCCAGCTTATCGAGTACTTCAGATTCTAAAGTTCCGTCTTCCACTCCCGGATGAATCCTTTTTAAAGGCACCGAAAGTACTACTAATTCGTAAATATACTGCTGTATATTTACCTCATATTCACCATGCGGTAAAATGAGTAGATCTTCATCTTCGTTATTGAATTCATCACCAAATTTGATCACCAGAAATAACTCACTATCTATTGGCTGATCATAAGGCTCATTTGTAAGATCACAATTTACATTGACTGAACCCGCTGCCTTAAAAGTCAACTCCATCATGGTAGACTTCTTTTCGAACAACAGATCGATCTTTACATCTGCGCTGTTGAATTCATCGTACTCAAAATGTGCAAAGAACTTGTTATCTAGCTCATACTCAAACTGGTGTTTCCCAAGCTTTAATCCCTTAAAAGGAATTGTAAACTCTGCTAAATTCCTCATTACATCATCAGTTTTGAGTGCCCTACGTTTCCGTTAAGGCGGGTGCAAAGATATAAAAATTAATCAATTATGGTATTCTTATAAACAAATTTTTGTTTATATCTTTTTTCCTTGTTTCTTCAATGGATTCGCCGTTAGATCCTTGTATTCTTCTCTGGCTTTATGGATCTCAATTGCCTTAAAAACAGCTTCTTTAAACGAATTGATATTCGCTTCATTTTTTCCTGCTATTTCAAAGGCAGTTCCATGGTCTGGTGAAGTTCTCACTTTGCTTAAACCGGCAGTGAAATTCACCCCCTGCCCAAAAGATAATGTCTTGAAAGGAATAAGACCCTGATCGTGATAAGATGCGACTACTGCATCAAAATTTTTGTAGTTCTTGGAACCAAAGAAACTATCAGCCGAATAAGGACCAAAAACCAAATCTCCGTTATCCCTTAGTTTTTGAATTGTTGGTTTGAGGGTTTCTTCATCCTCCTTACCAATTATTCCGTTATCGCCACTATGAGGATTTATCCCCAGGACGGCAATTTTTGGTTTCCGAACCCTGAAATCCTGCTTTAAGGTTTGCTGGATGATATTGATCTTTTTCTCAATAAGTTCCGTAGTGATCACCGTTGCGATATCTTTTAGAGCCACATGATCTGTAAGCAAGCCTACCTTTAAGGTATCTGTGATCATAAACATCAAACTTTCTCCTTCAAGTTCCCGGGCTAAATAATCTGTATGTCCCGGAAAATTGAATTTATCAGATTGAATGGTGTGCTTATTTATAGGTGCGGTAACCAGAACATCTATTTCATCCTTCTTAAGCGCATTGGTTGCAGCTTCGAGTGATCTAAATGCATAATTCCCAATTTCCGTATCCTCTTCTCCAAAATTGATATTTACGTTCTCCTTCCAGACGTTCATCACATTTACCTTCCCGTCTATGGCTTTAGAGGGATCGTCTATTCCCTGAAAATGAATTCCAAGCTTATAGTGTTTTTTTAAAAAGTTGATGATCTTGGAAGATGCAAAGATGATCGGGGTACAAAAATCCAGCATTCTCGGATCGTCAAAGGTTTTAAGCACGATTTCACTTCCAATTCCATTTAGATCGCCTATGCTAATTCCCAATTTGATCATTTCGGTGTGTTTCATAAAGTTTCCCGATATAATATTTTAATTTTACACACAAATGTAACCATTATTATAGAAAACCATGTTCACGGGAATAGTAGAAGAATTAGGAAAAATCACCAATCTAGAAAGAACCGGAAACAATCTGGATATCAGCATTAAAGCAGGTATGACTTCTGAGTTAAAGATAGATCAGAGCGTAGCCCATAACGGTGTATGCCTTACCGTGGTTTCTATAAATGATGATGAATATAAGGTCACAGCGGTTAAAGAAACCCTGGATAAAACCAATATCGGGGATCTACAACCCGGGGACGAAGTGAATCTGGAACGGGGCATGAAACTGGGTGATCGTCTGGACGGTCATATTGTACAAGGGCATGTAGATCAGACCGCTACCTGCAAAAGCGTAATTGAACAAGATGGAAGTTGGGAATTCAAATTTGAATATGATCCCGGACTAGGAAACCTTACTATAGAAAAAGGTTCTATTACTGTTAATGGTGTTAGTCTTACTGTTGTAAATTCCCATAAAAATGATTTCAGCGTAGCTATTATTCCATATACCTACGAGCATACCACATTCAAAAATTTAAAAGCCGGGGATATAGTTAACCTGGAATTTGATGTTATTGGAAAGTATGTAAAGAGAATAAGTGAATTTTCCTAAGAAAACTCTGTGCTTCTTAGTTTATAACAGCCGTACATAACGCCTACTGCCATTAAAATATAAACATAGTCATCTATAGGTAGACATAAACCCGGTGGAGGTGGTGTACCTGTACCTCCAGAACCATCGTCGCATGGCGGGCCTTCGTGACTTTTAACCGTATCACCAAGTTTAGGTTCAGGTAGATCCTGAGCTTGTGAAGCCAGGCTTACACCTAAAACCATTATTACTACGCTTAATATATATCTAAGCTTTCCCATTCCAATTCAGATGACCTTGTCATCAAGGTAACAAGATCACTTATCTTTAAGCTAATTTTTGTTTACGAAAGTAAGAAATTTCACCAACCAATTATTTTCAATCTTATAAATCCTACTTTATAACTACGAAAAAAAAACTTTGTTGGTTTTAATCTGTTAACAGATTCGGAATAATCACAAGATTCCTAAAACAATTTTTTAATACTCAAAGTTATCGAAATTGAGGATTCAAAACACAAATGTTGCTTAATTAATTATTTATCAGTTAAATATAAATTTACGGCAGATTTTAGCAAATTAAAAAAGTTTAAATTTCTATAAAAATAAAAAGGCCGTTCAAAAGATGAACGGCCTTTTTCCTGTGGTCCCACCTGGGCTCGAACCAGGGACCACCTGATTATGAGTCAGGTGCTCTAACCAACTGAGCTATGGGACCAGATACTTATTCGTATCGCGAGCGCAAATTTAGATAATTGCATCTTATGCACCAAACAAATTATTTCAATTATTTATCCTGACACAGTTCTATTAATACTCCATTAGCATCTTTTGGATGCATAAAGGCGACAAGCTTATTATCTGCACCTGTCTTGGGCTGATCATTTAGCAACCTAAAACCCTCATCTTTAAGACGTTCAATTTCTGCTTGAATATCATCCACATAAAAAGCCATATGATGTATACCTTCTCCCCGTTTCTCAATAAATTTTGCAATTGGACTATCGGGATTGGTAGCAGCGAGCAATTCTATCTTGCTTTCTCCTACTTTGAAGAATGAGGTAGATACTCCTTCACTCTCCACAGTTTCGGTTTTATAATGCTCAGCCCCCATAACTGCATTGTAGGTTTTATTAGCCGCTTCAAGATCTTTCACTGCAATTCCTATATGTTCTATCCTTTTCATAAACTCTATTAATAATTAAATTTATTCCTGATAATCACCCTTAAGCAAGGCGTATATTTTACAAATATCAGGATTTTAAGCATTTCAATTCAAATACGATTGGAATTCCTGAAATCACAGTTAAAAATTTTACTTTTGTAGCATGGAAACAAACAGACAAAAAAAGATAGGTGGATTATTGCAGAAGGACCTTGCCGATATTTTACAGAACTCTCTGAGAAAAAGCGGAAGAACAGGGATTTTGATTTCGGTTTCCAAGGTAAGGGTCACAACCGATCTTTCCATCGCTAAGGCTTATGTAAGTATTTTCCCTTCTAAACATCAGGATGAAGTTATAGAAGAGATCAACGAAAATAAGTCTCAGATAAAACATGAGGTTGCTCAGCGTACCAAGCATCAATTGCGTAAAATGCCAGATCTTAATTTCTATATAGACGATTCACTGGAATATATAGACGGGATCGAGAAATCTATTAAAGGAAAAGAAGATCCAATCTCTAACCCTGATCTTCTGGACAAGAGGAAAAAGTCATAATTTGAATTTTCCACTCTACATCGCCAGGCGTTATTTGTTCACAAAAAGCAAAAGCAATGCGATCAATATCATAACGATAATCGCGGCGATAGGAGTATTTGCAGGGGCATTCTCTTTATTCATAGTACTTAGTGGATTCTCTGGCCTAAGGGATTTCAGCCTTTCCTTTTCGAATGAATTCGATCCAGATCTAAAAGCTTTTCCAAAACAGGGGAAAATTCTGAACATTTCTGAAGAACAGGTCAATAAGCTTGACCAGATCAAAGGAATTCAGAATTACAGCAAGATCATAGAGGAGCGGGTTTTTCTGGATTATAAATCTAAAAATCATACTGCCTTCATTAAGGGCGTGGATGAAAATTACCAACGTGTAAATAATATAGACAGTGCCGTAGTATTCGGAACCTGGTTAACCAAAAGTGAACCTCAGGTAGTTCTGGGCAATGGTATTTCAAGATTACTGGATGTTGGGCTGTATAATTATCAAAATCTTTTAAAGATCATGGTGCCTAAGCCCGGTAAAGGGCAGATCACTATGACTAACCTTCAAAGTGCCTTTAGCACGCGCCAGGTGATCGTAAGCGGGATTTATAGCGTGAATGAAGAACTGGACGATAAATATATTTTTTCTAACATAGGCTTTGCGAGAGACCTTTTAAGTTTAAAAGACACGGAGTATTCGGCGATAGAATTCAAACTGAAACCGGAAGCTTCAGCCGAGGAAATTTCAGAAGAGATCAGATCTATTTTTGGAACAGAGGTCTCTATAAAAACTCGTGCAGAACTGAACGATGCATTGAACAAGATGCTGAATTCAGAAAATCTTTTTGTTTATCTTATTTTCACACTGGTACTTACCATTGCCTTGTTCAATGTAGTCGGCTCTATTATAGTTATGATACTGGATAAGAGAGAAAATATTAAAACGCTCTATAATCTGGGCGCCACCCCAAATCAGATAAAAAATATATTCTTTCTGCAGGGCATGTTGATGACCTGCCTGGGAGGATTAATTGGATTAATTGTGGCAATTGTGCTGATCGTACTTCAGATGAACTTTAATCTGGTCATGATCACGCCTAATCTGCCTTACCCGGTACAGATGAAATTTCAGAACATAGTCATCGTACTGGTAACGATCTTCACTTTAGGATTTATCGCCTCTTATATTGCTGCGGGCAGAAGTAAAAAAGCTCTTGCTTAGGCAAATTCGTAACCTGCAAATTCTTTTTCAACCTCATCAAAAGCATCAAAAACATCCGTTGCATCGTCACTGGTCACCATCTTCATTCGGTATTCTTTAAAATGAGGAATGCCTTTAAAATAGTTGGTATAATGGCGGCGCGTTTCAAATACGCCTAATTTCTCACCTTTCCAGTCTATCGCCATTTGAAGATGTCTTCTTGCAGCCTCCACTCTTTCTTCCAGAGTTGGTGGCGCCATATGTTTCCCGGTCTCGAAAAAATGCTTTACTTCTCTAAAAAACCATGGATAACCAATGCTTGCACGGCCTATCATCGCACCGTCAAGCCCGTATTTATCACGCATTTCCATCGCCCGTTCCGGAGAGTCAACATCACCGTTCCCAAAAACTGGAATATGCATTCTGGGATTATTTTTCACCTCAGCAATCGGTGCCCAGTCTGCTTCTCCTTTATACATTTGAGCTCTGGTTCTGCCATGTACAGAGATAGCCTGGCAACCTACATCCTGAAGCCTTTCCGCTACCTCCAGGATCTTGATAGAATCGTGATCCCAGCCTAAACGGGTTTTAACGGTTACCGGAAGTTTAGTATGTTTCACCATGGCTTCGGTAAGAGAAACCATAAGATCTATATCTTTCAGGATCCCTGCACCGGCTCCTTTTGAAACCACTTTTTTAACCGGACAACCAAAATTAATATCTATGATATCCGGTCCGGATTTTTCAACGATCTCAACAGATTGAAGCATGGATTCAAGATTTGCTCCAAAGATCTGTATCCCAACGGGACGCTCCTTTTCGTATATATCCAATTTCATCGTGCTTTTCGCTGCATCGCGAATAAGCCCTTCAGACGAGATAAACTCGGTATATACAACATCGGCACCCTGTTCCTTGCAAAGCGCACGGAAAGGTGGATCACTAACATCTTCCATCGGTGCTAAAAGCAACGGGAAGTCCCCTACATCTATATTTCCAATTTTTGCCACAACCTAATTGTTTTCAGGTTGCAAAATTAAGAAATTAGATCGAAGAAAAAATTAAATGATTTAAAAGCAGGTTTTTATAATCTCTCGCGCTCCTCGGCTTCAATACTCCTTTTATTATCTTTTAACCTGAAGTTTCCAAAATTATATTTGAAGCCTACCTGAATATTCCGGTTCTCCTGGAAGGAATAAAAGCTATTGCTCTGGTTTAGATAGCTCGAGGTTAATCTGGTATTCGTAGAATTGAAAATATCATTGATATTTAGAGTAAGTTCTGCCCTGTTATCCCAAAGAACTTTCCTGAATCCAACAGATACGGTTGTCATAGGTTCAAGTTCGTAAGAGCCCGAAAGGTAATCTGTCACATGCTGTACAAAAAGAGTCCCTTCAAAAGTACCGTCTTTAGATAAGCTGAAGATATTATAGAGGTACGCCTGCAGTCCGTCAACTTCACGGGTCACTTCATCATTTCCGCTTTCTATGGCAAGAAAAGTGTTTTCCTGATGGAATAAAGATGTAAAAGCCTGTACATACCAAAAGCCGGTTAATGAACGCGCATGGAACATATCAAGACCATAACCTTTGCTTTCCTTGAGGTTTGTACTGATGTTTCGAATGGTTAAATTCTGGTTATCCTGAAACACCAAGGTTTCAGGGGATTGACCGTAATCTTTATAATAAAAATCGAAGAAATAGGAATTTTTCAGCGTATAATTCAGATTATAATTATTGCTGATGGAAGCCATCAGATCGGGATTCCCGGCATTGAAATTGGTTTCGTTCAGGAAGTATCTAAATGGATTCAGGCTTTCATATCTTGGCCTGTTTATCCTTCTGCTATAATCTAGTGTAAAACTATGGCTTTCTGAAGCATTGTATTGCAAATATGCCGTTGGGAATAATTCAAAATAATCCCTTTCATTGATCTCATTGAGGCTCAAGGATTCCCCT containing:
- a CDS encoding ABC transporter ATP-binding protein, with translation MLKLKNVTFAYASEPILKNLNFSIDEGQIVSVIGQSGCGKSTLLKLIYGLLHTEGQIYWKDKELLGPNFNLVPGETFIKYLAQDFDLMPPLTAAENVGKHLSNFYPVKKKRRVDELLKVVEMEDLADKKAKFLSGGQQQRIALARALAKEPEILLLDEPFSHIDHFRKNNLRRRLFSYLKQKNITCLIATHDSTDALSFADRTFVIKNSVIYADGTPQELFQNPPNKYVASLFGDVNHVMLKSFRKNEKSRKRFVLYPHEISVVEDSEIKGQVKNCFFKGEKFLLEVDLKGESVLVDHSKPLEVGSHVGLWISEELIEKRLK
- the mtgA gene encoding monofunctional biosynthetic peptidoglycan transglycosylase — translated: MIKRFFKYIFKFIFFLFMFSIGIVLVYKWVPVPGTPLMLIRYFENPDEQIKHDWVPMDEISRHLQLAVISSEDQNFVNHKGFDFDAIEKAIENNKKGKRVRGASTISQQTAKNVFLWPERSWFRKGMEAYFTFLIETIWSKERILEVYLNSIEMGKGVYGAEAAAQFWFKKEAKDLTAYEAAAIAAILPNPRQYRANPASGYIQQRKSWIVRQMSNYGKFILE
- a CDS encoding NAD(P)/FAD-dependent oxidoreductase, producing MNFSFWETDSWFSNIDYVIIGSGITGLNTALRLKEKQPNCKVLVLEKGMLPEGASTKNAGFACFGSLSEILDDLNTHTSEEVLNLIKRRLNGLQLLRNNLGDETIDYRCYGGYELFTLQDEDLYNECIQKLPTINELLAPLFGENVFSIVKNEPGFEKVQTNLIFNKFEAQIDTGKMMSALVKKAIARDIRILNGVEVESYTSNIDGVNVTTNKFEISAKKLVIATNGFASRLGISEVKPARAQVLITKPIKNLEIKGTFHLDKGFYYFRNIGDRILFGGGRNLDFKTEETDETGLTDLIQNKLYELLKSCILPHTNFEIEQSWSGIMGVGELKKPIVKKLDTNVYCGVRLGGMGVAIGSLVGKEIADLALES
- the accC gene encoding acetyl-CoA carboxylase biotin carboxylase subunit → MFKKILIANRGEIALRVIRTCKEMGIKTVAVYSTADAESLHVRFADEAVCIGPAPSNLSYLKISNIIAAAEITNADAIHPGYGFLSENAKFSKICEEHDIKFIGASPEMINKMGDKATAKATMRAAGVPCVPGSEGILKDYKECLSLAKEIGFPVMLKATAGGGGKGMRAVWKEENLEAAWESARKEADASFGNDGMYMEKLIEEPRHIEIQVVGDSSGKACHLSERDCSVQRRHQKLTEETPSPFMTESLRKKMGDAAVKAAEYIKYEGAGTVEFLVDKHRNFYFMEMNTRIQVEHPITEQVIDYDLIREQILVASGVPISGKNYIPQLHSIECRINAEDPYHNFRPSPGKITNLHAPGGHGIRIDTHVYSGYTIPPNYDSMIAKLITTAQTREEAINKMKRALDEFVIEGIKTTIPFHRQLMDHPDYIEGNYTTKFMEDFKMKPLEEA
- the accB gene encoding acetyl-CoA carboxylase biotin carboxyl carrier protein gives rise to the protein MDLKEIQNLIKFVAKSGASEVKLETGDVKITIKTGSDEKETTIVQQVPVGGQQMPQQQMQAPQPQPQAKAPQQQDSGSAQKESESAADDSKYITVKSPIIGTFYRKPSPDKPTFVEVGDSIKEGDVLCIIEAMKLFNEIESEVSGKVVKVLVDDSSPVEFDQPLFLVDPS
- a CDS encoding beta-ketoacyl-ACP synthase III, whose product is MSKITAAITAVGAYVPDDVLTNDMLEKMVDTTDEWITTRTGIKERRILKDPAKGTSFLAVQAAKELLRKRNLDPKDIDLIILGTVTPDMPVAATAVHVASEIGAVNAFAYDLQAACSSFLYGMSTGAAYIESGRYKKVLVIGADKMSSIIDYTDRTTCIIFGDGAGAVLMEPNDEGLGLQDELLRCDSIGRNSLRIEAGGSLMPPSADTVANDLHYVRQDGKTVFKFAVSNMADVSEQIMKRNDLSNKDVDWLVAHQANKRIIDATANRMNLNDEKKVLMNIARYGNTTSATLPLLLSDYEKDFKKGDNLIFASFGGGFTWGAAYLKWAYNS
- the rpmF gene encoding 50S ribosomal protein L32; protein product: MAHPKRKISKTRRDKRRTHYKASAPKVAVDSVTGEAHLYHRAHWHEGKLYYRGQVLIDNTEEVEA
- a CDS encoding YceD family protein — translated: MRNLAEFTIPFKGLKLGKHQFEYELDNKFFAHFEYDEFNSADVKIDLLFEKKSTMMELTFKAAGSVNVNCDLTNEPYDQPIDSELFLVIKFGDEFNNEDEDLLILPHGEYEVNIQQYIYELVVLSVPLKRIHPGVEDGTLESEVLDKLEELSLKNQKKKNEDDIDPRWDKLKNLLNE